Proteins encoded within one genomic window of Pigmentiphaga sp. H8:
- the galE gene encoding UDP-glucose 4-epimerase GalE, whose amino-acid sequence MQRASSPTLLVTGGAGYIGPHTLIELIQAGYRPIVLDDFSNGSVHALKRVEALTGHALDVIEGDIRNAATLDAVFHQAAARGASVQGVVHFAGLKAVGESVAAPLDYYQTNVAGTLTLLQAMDRAQVRTIVFSSSATVYGIPREQPYTEMHPIAPVNPYGQTKAMVEQVLRDWCAAFPERRAICLRYFNPIGAHPSGMLGEAPQGIPNNLFPFITQVAVGRRSHLNIFGKDYPTVDGTGVRDYIHVVDLAIGHVKALEHAWGTTGGFAAVNLGTGRGTSVLELLNTFSAVSGRNIPYEFQPRRPGDIAECWADPSTAEALLGWKATRTLEDMCADGWRWQSRNPNGYEP is encoded by the coding sequence TTGCAGCGAGCTTCCAGCCCGACCCTGCTCGTCACCGGCGGCGCCGGCTACATCGGGCCCCATACCCTGATCGAGCTCATCCAGGCCGGCTATCGCCCGATCGTCCTCGATGATTTTTCGAACGGTTCGGTACATGCGCTCAAGCGTGTCGAAGCATTGACCGGCCATGCTCTCGACGTCATCGAAGGAGACATCAGGAATGCGGCCACGCTGGATGCAGTATTCCACCAGGCCGCGGCACGCGGAGCCTCCGTCCAGGGGGTGGTGCACTTCGCCGGCCTGAAAGCGGTGGGCGAATCCGTCGCCGCGCCTCTGGACTACTACCAGACCAACGTCGCCGGGACGCTGACCCTGCTGCAGGCGATGGACCGGGCACAGGTCCGCACCATCGTCTTCAGTTCATCCGCAACCGTTTACGGTATTCCACGCGAACAGCCGTACACCGAAATGCATCCGATCGCGCCGGTGAATCCGTATGGCCAGACGAAAGCCATGGTGGAGCAAGTCCTGCGTGACTGGTGCGCCGCGTTTCCCGAACGACGGGCCATTTGTCTGCGGTATTTCAACCCCATCGGAGCCCATCCCAGCGGGATGCTGGGGGAAGCGCCCCAGGGCATACCCAACAATCTCTTTCCGTTCATCACCCAGGTGGCCGTTGGCAGGCGCTCGCACCTGAATATTTTCGGCAAGGACTACCCCACGGTCGATGGCACCGGAGTGCGCGACTACATCCATGTCGTGGATCTGGCCATCGGCCACGTCAAAGCCCTGGAGCACGCATGGGGAACGACCGGAGGCTTTGCTGCGGTCAACCTCGGTACCGGCCGCGGCACCAGCGTGCTGGAGCTGCTGAACACGTTCAGTGCGGTCAGCGGTCGAAACATCCCCTACGAGTTCCAGCCCCGCCGCCCCGGCGACATCGCCGAGTGCTGGGCCGACCCCTCCACCGCCGAAGCCCTGCTCGGCTGGAAGGCCACCCGCACCCTCGAAGACATGTGCGCCGACGGCTGGCGCTGGCAATCCCGGAATCCGAACGGCTACGAGCCCTGA
- a CDS encoding tripartite tricarboxylate transporter substrate binding protein: MKTILRGAAALALALALSAGHAGAQAPAYPSKPVRVVLPYSVGSGPDAVTRLVGEKLSKAWGQPLIVENKPGANGWLAIGDVKRAAPDGLSLVVVDNTHMTLHPHLYKKLPFDPVADFEPASPVYTTNFFIVVSAKSPWNNVADLIADAKAKGGNQTYGTWGLGSVAHIGASMFQTQTGTRMTHVPFKELPQLYTAVATGEVDWAFGTAATVAQLYQAKKVKLLALAAPKRLALYSGVPTVSEAGGPANFELKTWVALFAPKGTPKAAIDAINSGVAKAVAEPDVRKQFDTFGFEAWPASAADLAQAVKADTQRFESVVKMANITLD, translated from the coding sequence ATGAAAACCATCCTGCGCGGCGCCGCCGCCCTAGCCCTGGCCCTGGCCCTGAGCGCCGGCCATGCCGGTGCCCAGGCACCCGCCTATCCCTCCAAGCCCGTGCGGGTCGTCCTGCCCTACTCGGTCGGCAGCGGCCCCGACGCCGTCACCCGCCTGGTCGGCGAAAAACTGTCCAAGGCCTGGGGCCAGCCCCTCATCGTCGAGAACAAGCCGGGCGCCAACGGCTGGCTCGCCATCGGCGACGTCAAGCGCGCCGCGCCCGACGGCCTGTCCCTGGTCGTGGTCGACAACACCCACATGACCCTGCACCCGCACCTGTACAAGAAACTGCCCTTCGACCCGGTCGCCGACTTCGAGCCCGCCTCGCCCGTCTACACCACCAACTTCTTCATCGTCGTCTCGGCCAAGTCGCCCTGGAACAACGTCGCCGACCTCATCGCCGACGCCAAGGCCAAGGGCGGCAACCAGACCTACGGCACCTGGGGCCTGGGCAGCGTCGCCCACATCGGCGCCTCCATGTTCCAGACCCAGACCGGCACCCGCATGACCCACGTGCCCTTCAAGGAACTGCCCCAGCTCTACACCGCCGTCGCCACCGGCGAAGTCGACTGGGCCTTCGGCACCGCCGCCACCGTGGCCCAGCTCTACCAGGCCAAGAAGGTCAAACTGCTGGCCCTGGCCGCGCCCAAGCGCCTGGCCCTGTATTCCGGCGTGCCCACCGTCTCGGAGGCCGGCGGCCCGGCCAACTTCGAACTCAAGACCTGGGTCGCCCTGTTCGCGCCCAAGGGCACTCCCAAGGCCGCCATCGACGCCATCAACAGCGGCGTCGCCAAGGCCGTGGCCGAGCCCGACGTGCGCAAACAGTTCGATACCTTCGGCTTCGAAGCCTGGCCCGCCTCGGCCGCCGACCTCGCCCAGGCCGTCAAGGCGGACACCCAGCGCTTCGAGTCGGTCGTCAAGATGGCTAATATCACGCTGGACTGA